From Halorussus lipolyticus:
ATACAAAGGCGACCTGTACGGGACCCACGTCGTACAAGTCGAAGCCCGTGGAACGACGAAGGAGTGCGCGAAGTGTGGTGTGGAGACGGCAAAGCCCATTTGGGTTCGGGAACACTCCTGTCCGGCATGTGAGTTTGAGACAGAGAGGGACGCGAACGCAGCGATGAACGTCCTGCAACGCGGTTTTTCTGAATTAGGGCTGGGATGGCCCGAATCAACGCCTGTGGAGACTGTGACCGCTACGGACACCGCTGATTTCCAGCGTGTGTCTGCAAGTCACGTCGTCGAAACAGGAAGCCTGCCCTCGTGAGAGCAGGAGTCCCCGCGCCACCGTGCGTGTGGTAACATTCAATACGGATGGGTTATAACACCTCGCTAACTTTCACCCCGCCATGTCACCGAGACCTCCCCAGTTCGGCGTCGTCGCGGTCGCAGTCGCCCTCCTCACAGCGACGGTCGTCCCGTGGGTCGCCGTCGGCACGGCGACGACTGCCGCGGCCAGCGGTTCGTTCGCCAAGAGTACCGTCTACGAGCAGACCGGCGACGTGGCGAACATCACCGTCAATACGAACAAGCCAGCGACGGTGAACCTCGGGTCGCCGAACACCAACTTCTGGCTTCAAGTGCAGGTCAGCGGCGGGAAGACGACGCTCCGACTCAACACGTTCAAGGCGGGCCAATCGAATCGCTACGGGCTCGAGGAGATGGTGTGGGCCGCCAGTGGCTCTGTCAAGGGTCGCCAACTCCGAACCCCCTCGATAGACGCGCCGCTGGAACCGGCCCAGTATCAGATGAACGTCACGGTAAAGGACCAAGAGAAGGACGTGGGCGCGCTGGTCGTCGAGGAGCGCGCGACCAACGACGTGACCGCTCGCATCGCGCCGGCGAAGACCGACGTGGCGGAGTTCAAGACGGCCGGTGACATGCGGTCGGCGACTGTCCCGCCGTGGAACGGGTCGGTCGCCCGCGGGGACTGGGCGCTGGTCTACGTCAACGCCACCGGCGTCAAGGGCGCGCTCTCGAAGGCGAAACTCGACGGCGACGGCGGAACGATGCGCGTCGATTTCGAGCAGACGAACCCGCCGATGAACGGCCGGGGCAACCAGTTCACCGGGGCGTCGATACAGCGCGTGTTCCTCGACGGAAACACCGAAGGGTTCTACCTCGCGGTGGACACCGGCGCGCACAGAATCGAGGCCGGCGACCGGTATCGAGTCGAGTTCACGATTCCGGAGGGGAGCGACCTCGCCGACGAGAAACAGAACGTCTCGACCACGCTCCGCATCGCGCCCCGCCGGGTTGACATCGAGGGCCCCCGCAACGGGCCACTGGTCGTGGAGGACAAGACCACGATTCGGGGCACCACGACGCTGACTCCGGGTTCGACCATCAACATCTCGGCGCGAGACGCCGACCTGCCGCCCTTCCACATGTCACAGACCGTCACCGTCTCGCCCAACCGGACCTTCGCAGTCGCGTTCGACTTCCGGGACATCGAACCCGGCCGGGAGTTCGAGATTCGGCTTCCGGACCAGAAGCGGGCGATTCCGGGACAGGTGAAGGCCGAGACCAAACCGACGACGACCCGGACGCCGAACACGACGACGACCGAGGACGCCGAACCGGAGAACCGGACCACGACGACGCGGACGACGACCA
This genomic window contains:
- a CDS encoding BGTF surface domain-containing protein, producing the protein MSPRPPQFGVVAVAVALLTATVVPWVAVGTATTAAASGSFAKSTVYEQTGDVANITVNTNKPATVNLGSPNTNFWLQVQVSGGKTTLRLNTFKAGQSNRYGLEEMVWAASGSVKGRQLRTPSIDAPLEPAQYQMNVTVKDQEKDVGALVVEERATNDVTARIAPAKTDVAEFKTAGDMRSATVPPWNGSVARGDWALVYVNATGVKGALSKAKLDGDGGTMRVDFEQTNPPMNGRGNQFTGASIQRVFLDGNTEGFYLAVDTGAHRIEAGDRYRVEFTIPEGSDLADEKQNVSTTLRIAPRRVDIEGPRNGPLVVEDKTTIRGTTTLTPGSTINISARDADLPPFHMSQTVTVSPNRTFAVAFDFRDIEPGREFEIRLPDQKRAIPGQVKAETKPTTTRTPNTTTTEDAEPENRTTTTRTTTTETTAVGLTQVGMGETRKPLTQQASKNGSANATGGDKGGGLVPSVPGFGPVTSLLAVLAAVLLAARRR